A window of Longispora fulva contains these coding sequences:
- a CDS encoding histone H1-like repetitive region-containing protein — MATTAKKAPAKKVAKKTTAVKAAAKKTATKAVKKTVAKKTAPATKAAAKKAPAKKVATKKAAVKKAAAKKTTTAAKKAPAKKVVAKKTVAKKTVAKKTVAKKAPAKKAATKSTAKAAVKKVAAKKASTVRKATTTAAKKTTAKKAPAKKVAAKKATKTAPTKTTAAKKAPAKKATVKKAVKKAAAKKTTARKSTGTTKK; from the coding sequence GGTCGCGAAGAAGACGACCGCGGTGAAGGCCGCGGCCAAGAAGACCGCGACGAAGGCTGTGAAGAAGACGGTGGCGAAGAAGACGGCCCCCGCGACGAAGGCCGCGGCGAAGAAGGCTCCGGCCAAGAAGGTCGCCACCAAGAAGGCCGCGGTGAAGAAGGCCGCCGCCAAGAAGACGACCACGGCCGCGAAGAAGGCTCCCGCGAAGAAGGTCGTGGCCAAGAAGACGGTCGCGAAGAAGACGGTGGCCAAGAAGACGGTGGCCAAGAAGGCCCCGGCGAAGAAGGCCGCGACCAAGAGCACGGCGAAGGCCGCCGTGAAGAAGGTCGCCGCCAAGAAGGCCAGCACCGTCCGCAAGGCGACGACGACGGCCGCGAAGAAGACGACGGCGAAGAAGGCCCCGGCCAAGAAGGTCGCCGCCAAGAAGGCGACCAAGACCGCGCCGACGAAGACCACGGCCGCCAAGAAGGCCCCGGCGAAGAAGGCCACGGTCAAGAAGGCGGTCAAGAAGGCCGCCGCGAAAAAGACAACAGCCCGCAAATCCACTGGTACGACCAAGAAGTAG